The Apus apus isolate bApuApu2 chromosome 12, bApuApu2.pri.cur, whole genome shotgun sequence genome includes the window GTCATACCCAAAGCACCAAGTCTAGGAAGACATTTTGCTTGTCACAGTAAACAAACCCCttccagccaggcaggagaaacAGGAAATGTGGGGGTGAAAGGGGGGCTGCAGGTGTGCACCCTGAagggagagcagctgtgggAGGGACCAGCAAGGACTGAAGGTGTTTTGGCAGCCCAGGCTACGACTTTGTCACCCCatgcaggagagagagagagagcgagCTGGAAATTGGGAAACAAATTTAATAGAGTAGGTTCAGTGGCAACTGCTTTGGTCTTATCTGTCTGCTGTGGTGGTAGGATGCTGGGTCTCAGAAGTGACCTAGTTAGTGACTTCCAAGAAAGTATTCCGTGAGGTGATTGAGGTTGATAATGCACTTACTGTCTCAGGAGAAAGTGGAAGGATTTGTATAACACAAGAAAGGAATGACCAGGTTTTCATGCTTATGGTTTCCAGGAAATTCTCCGTGTGTGCTGGATGTACTCAGAGTTTCTTAAGAGGCCTACAGAAAAACTTCAAATATTATTCCAGTTAATATGTGTATTTATAGAAGTCAGAGTAAATGAGCACACTCACACATGttgttttcctggaaaatttcctttttcatcaTGCACACAAATACATTAAAGACCAAAGAGTGCAGAACGTGCATGTTGTTAAGTTCTGGGCAATATTTACATTGGTCAAAATTCcccaggcagaaaaaaatgccagcagAGGGTTTGCTTAGATACTGGAGCTGGACAGCTGAATATTCTGGGAAAGCATATGCACAGTGATCCTCAGGAGAAACCACCAGACTCCCTGCATGTCCCCATCTTTTAGGTGTGTGTGCCTCCTGTTGTCTTTGCATGGCAGTTAAACTGAGTTAAACTTCAAACTGAGAACATGATTTTTAAACGAAGTGAcattttccaagagaaaaaaagagaaataacattttgcTGTGAAATGTGCCCGTTTTGCAGAGGTTAAAATTGCTGTCTTAAATGCCAAGCTTCATGTGTGTTTTCTGCTCCCCCTTTTGCCCATCCCAGCAGGCTCCAGAATCTCCCCCAGCCCTTTTCCTGGCAGGCTCAGCCCTTCTCACCCATCCAGGTCAGCCCatccacagccctgcctggccatCTTTCACACTTCTGTTGGTGCAAATTCCTCATGTTTCACagctacagcaaaaaaaaaagcacagcaaggGGCTGAACCAGCTCTTGCTCTGTCCCCTCTTGCTGACAGAATACACACAAAAGGGAGAAGATTCCAGGAGCTGGAATTGGTACCCAGAGGAAAGGTGTCTTGAGTAGATTTTCCTCACTTTGTAGGCTCCTTGAGTGTATCCTCTTGATCCTCCCACGAACTTAATTCTCTAAATATAACATCTCTGTAGCACAGCATCTTGGGGCTGATTTGAATTATGGTCCTGGGGAGTGTGTCAGAGAGAATACATGGCTGGAACCCTGACAGGACTCAGGGGTAAGCTGGGGGTCAGCATTCACAAgttaaaattacagcttttcagGCATtatgggggggggtggggggggagaaAGAGGCCTTGGACTTTTAATCTTAGGCAGGATAATTCTGCCTCTTTCTTAAATTAATGCCAAGCACCACAATCTGCTTATGAAATGAGGActggtttgtttctgttcttaaaTCCCCCCCCTAAGAACCACTTGCAGCCCGTGCTTTGGgatgcagcagagctctgggctTATCCTGGGATTAGGGTGGCACTTGCTGGGCTGGCACGGGGAGACCCAGCTGGCTTTGGGTGCCCCACAGcaggggagaaggagggggtgACTCCCCTGGCTCTCTCTGCAGGATGGTCACCTctgtgcagctgcctgctgggcagagctggggacgtgcaggagcctggggagctgctcctgacatgcctgctctgctgggactTCACAGCCTGGGTCAGGGAGGattggagcagcttcaggctgtgccCCAAGGTGTGCTGTGGAAACCTGGCCACCCCTCTCCATCCCCTCACAcctcctgttttttcctttctccagagaGAGCACTGGGCAGACCTGCTCTCTCAGGGACTGCTGCAGTCTGTTCTGACTGCTGCTCTCCCTGTTCTGAGGGTGTTTCCAAGGTGGTCATTTCCTCCCTGTTTTACAGCCAATCCACCCACTGGGAATGACAAGGAGTGTTACTGGGGAGCTCTTTAGGGACCTCAGCCTTTGAGAAGATCATCAGAGGTGCCATATAATCTTACCAGCGTGATAGATCCcattttccttcagcagctctttgcCAGGGGAAAGTCCTCTCTGGGTCACACAGCACACgagtgcagcagggaggaagagcaggatcTCACTCcatcagccctgcagccacctAAAAGTGTCAGGGATATTTTTAGAGGCCTGCAGGCTGAATCTGTGCAGCAGGTCTGTGGTGGACAaggctggctgagcagcagggtACTTGCACAAGCAGCCCAGGAACTCTTCATCCTTCTTATTTGCCCAAGGAGACAGTTCACTACTCTCAGACATTGCTTGTGCTGGCTCCTTGCTCTTGCACTTCATAGGCTTGAGCTGAGGGAGTTCatgctgatgatacaaagctggTGAAGCCTTGTTCCATGAACCCCTGGCACCTCTCACCTGATGCAGAGCCTGTTGTGTGACTAGGAAAAGCCAGCTGCAAGAGGAGGGGCTTTGGTGGGCACTGCAATACAAGGCCCTGCTTCCTCCTGTCGTGCCATCCCCCAGGGATGCTCAGGCTGGGGTGGCATTTTGCACAGGTGTGCCCAGgtggagctgggcagaggtTTTCATGttgttgctcagagctccagcTTCCCAGCAGGGAAATGAGCTGCAAAGCGTGTGGTGAACTGATGGGGAAGGAATCACACAGGGAGAACTGGGGAACAGGAAAAGTGAGCTGGCTGGGGGCAGTGAAAGCCTTGATTAATGCTGCATGTTTCACATCTGAGAGGATTGCTGGGCCCTGTCTCTCACCTTCAACTAGATAAAGGCATTGCCTTCTAAttgatttggtttttgtttttaaactcttAGTTCTGGTGTGTGTTGACAACAGCCCTTTGTCAGATGGGGAGGAGGAACACTCGGCTGCACCTCAGCCAGAAAAACTGTGAATCCACTTTTACCACCATCATTCCTTCCAGCTTGGCCTCACCAACATCTGACAAATCACCCTTCCTCTCCCTGAATGCATAACTGGTTATTTGTACACAAACCATAGAGCATTTACAGGCTAGACCtgacctagaaaaaaaaagattagtCAAGAACTATCCTACCAGATGTGAGTGTCAGTCAACATATGATCTCCATATAATTTACAAGGtattaaattacaaaataatgaaTCTTTTCAGTTAGCATTTTGGCACATGATGACAGTGTTACATTTTATGTGAGAATATCGACCACAGCTCTTGCCCCATAAAACTGCAAACAGAAATTTGTAAGCATTGGCACCAGTTTGGCTTAGAAAAAGAAGCCCATTATGCTGGGATTACAGTTAAGCAATGTTTGTAGAGCCTGGAGGTTGTCCAGTCACACACACTTCTTTCCCCCTGCTCTTTTAACATTTCCTTAAGAAGGCTAGACAGTGGTTTCTAGGttagatgatttttttttttccctccttggaTTTagctggagggaagggctgcagagcagaaggtctTCCAGGATTCTTGCAAACAAGATGCtcctctgctggcagctctgaggtgctgggccaaattctgctctcaCTCACCCTGGAGCAACTGAGCAGCCACCACGTGTGAGAACCCCACAGAGCACCCAAACCCCACAGAACTTGGGAACCTCATCTATCTGCTTCTTCTAGATCACCtttaaaggtgccttccaacccgATGCATTCTGTGATTGGTGGCAGGTGGAAAGAAGCAGCTTTAAAATGAGATGAAAAGCTGACAGATAAAAGGTTGCCTGTTGCCAGCAAGCTGGCATGTGCACAAATTTCtttgtaaaactgaaataataagGGGTTTTGCCTCAGGGAAGAGCACTTATGTACTATATCTTGCAAAGAGGAAGAGGGTTTGAAATGCACCCTCATCCTTTTTAGTGAATCTTTCCTcattccttctctcttccagcCCTAAAACCAGAGTATTTGCTCCTTAAGTACCATTTTTAACAAGCAGTTCACAGTAGGGCAGTGGAATGGGGGTGCTCCTGCAGGGCTTAGGACAGGTGAGAGTTACTGGTGGGTTCCCAAACCCCTTCTTCACTTTGCATTGCAGTGTGAAGGGCCATTTGCTGCCTACAGAAAACCCTGCCTCTGTTGAAGCCTGTCAGATCCCTCTTGGCTCGCTTTGTGTTTTGATCTGAAGTGCTGGAAACAGCTTCTCTGAAATCTCTACGTTTTATAGCAAGCTTTGAAACAGGCTCATCAGTCGAAGGAAAtgggaattttaaaaagccctcTAAGCAGCTGGGTTCAGGCCTGTGTGGGCAGGGCAGTGGTGCTCACTTTGGGTCTGGTTAAATGGCAGATACTGCTGCCTCTGAAAACATCTCATTGCTTCTCTTGGAGACCAACTTTTCCCAGCTGCTGACAACCCACTGTAACTGCCTGTGCCCTTCTCCTGCCACATGGATCTCATTCCACCAACTAGTTTGGATGAACTCTCCTTGTTTTCAGGCTTTGTTTCTGCTGCCAACCCCCCAGGTGTTGTCCTGGGGTCTCATATACAGCAAAAACCTCCCAAGCCAGTCTTGTCTGTCTAGTCAATCCAGCTGTAACTTCAAGGTGAACTCTAATAGCTTGGCTGCTCCTACACCCTGCATGAGTTGATCGTGTACTTCTCTGCAGCAAGACCCCAAAGCCAGGGGCACTAGATGTGCAAAAGTCCTTTCAAGGCTAAAAAAGATCTCTGGGATCTGCCTCAGCCTTGGTAAGAAGCTGACTTTTGAATTCAAAGTGCACATAGTGCTAAATAAATACGCCCTCTCAAGCGTAACATTTTGTTTGCAGCTGAATTCTTTTCACACTTCAGAAAACTCTGCTTTAAGTAGCAGTCACGTTTGTGTAGCTCTCAGTTATCTCATGAGGTTTGATCTGAGGGACTTAAGATAAACAGTGAGTGGAAAACATCTGTTCCATTAATATTTTGTCTGTCTCTTTCTGGCGACGTGGCCCTGGAAGTCGATTATGCTGCACTGTGGAAAATGTAGATGACTGATCTAACACCTCGTAACTTCACAGGGTTTCaagttatgtatttttttctctcctgtatGTGTTTTACACCAAAGCATCAATCAGCCTGCCAAGGCCAGTGTAGCTTCAAACATGAAGGGATGGCTGGAGAAATGAGCCGTGTTGTTAAATGCATTGAGATACAAGGCATTAACTTTCCATCTATTTATCTAATCTGTCTATAAAAGGGAATCCaggatttttaataaattaattgcaaatGAATCAAACATTGCTGGAACAGACTAAGGAGtgcagcaaattaattttacttttcttctgcaatTCCTTTGCAGCTTTCTAGTTTAATTTGCTGGCTGTCTAGCAAACCCCAGCAATCAATCTCTCTCACAGGATCTTCTCTTAATTGCATGCTCTGACACCAGTTGTCTGTATCCAACCAGGCTCCTTGGTAAGGTCAGAACTCTGTGGTTCTTCAGCCACACACTGAGAGATTTGCCCTTGCAGGAGCTCTGGGGTTTCAGGCTCTTTCCTTCAGCTGATTTTTAGAGTCTAGCCCTTACCAGAAATAGTCACATATCTCCTGGGACATAAAAGCCCAGGTGCAACAGAGCAGTAATGggctctttgcttttctctagaggtggcatttaaaatacattaaaagacAGCTTAATCTGacagaaatgaaatttcttctttcaaaactgCATTATTAATTACtccttttttgcttctttttttcttctgtcaccaTGCAACCGTTTTACCTGCTTTCACAACAATTATTCCCACTTTAAACCTCTTTTCACCCAATTCATGCAGCCTGCCTAGTGCAGCCAGAATGGATACTCTTGCAGTGAAACAAGGAAAAGCCAAAAGCTTTTATTATGCCTTTTTTAAGCAAACGTACATAATGTGTGAAGTTATTGAGTTAACATATGATGATGCATCTCCAGAAGGCATGAAGTATTGGCAGGTATCTCTaagaaaatcacattttctgtCTCACAACTGGTCCCGTGTCACCTGCTGGGGGAAAGTGCCAAATGTTGGCATCTTCTGATTTAAAGgagcttctcttccctccttaGCTGGTGCAATATGTTGTCACCCATCCATACTCTCCAAAGGGAGACCTACTGGGGTTTTTATATCCCATGTTTGTTGGGACCATCTTGGTGTAAGGATTTGTCTACCTGTGGAGTTACCCACCAACAACTGGTCTTCACTGACACCAGGTGAGAACCCACATGGTTCTGAAACAACTGCTTCACGCATGGTGTTAATGGGAAGTTAGTGGAGGATCACTCCATGTGTAAACACCTCCCTAGAAATGGGATTCAGATGTTGGGTCTCCTCCATTGGTGATAGCCTGGTCACTTATCTCATCCTGTGGTGCTGGTAGCGCCGTCTTGGTTAGAGGCGTCTCAGTCTTGAAAAGAGAATCCATTTTTATCTGGGTTTTTATGTTGAAGGACTTCTGGAAGGATTCTGATGTGAAGTAGTAGATGAAGGGGTCAAAGCAGCAGTTGAGTGTTGCGATGCACAACGTGATTGGGTACATTGTCCTGGCAAACCTCTCCAAGGAGCAATTTGCTATCGTTTGGGACCTCACCAGGGCGTACAAGAAGAGTATGGAATTGTAAGGCACAAAGCACACGACAAAAATGGCCACGTGCACGATGATCATTTTCAATACTTTCTCTTTGTTTGTCCCAATCTGGGACAAGGTGGCAGGTTTCCGGAGAGTCCTGAGAACTAAAGAAGAGCAGGTGAGGTTGAGCAGCAAAGGAATGATGAATCCTACCACTTCAATAAATATAGTGATCTTAGACAGGTAGGTTTTCCAAATCCGTTTGGAAAAACCTTCGAAACAGGTGGTGCTGGTGTTGGAGATGTTGGTTGTGGAGAAGAGCGAGGCTGAAATCCCACCGCTGAGGACCAGGATCCAAACACCAGCACAGACTATGGCAGAATTTCTCCTGGTCCTGATGGTGCGGGACCGGAAGGGGTAGACGATGGCGAGGAAGCGGTCAACGCTGATGCAGGTGAGGAACAGCATGCTCCCGTAGATGTTGGTGAGAAATGCTGTACCAGAGATCTTGCAGAGGCTATCTCCGAAAGGCCAGTGCCTGTTGACGTTATAAAAAATCTTAAAAGGCAGAGTGAAGACGAAAAGCAAGTCGGACACAGCCAGGTTTGTCATGAAAATGGCGGTTTCGCTGCGCATTTTCATCCGGAAGCAGAAGACAAAGAGGGAGGCACAGTTTGTAATCAGGCCAAGGATGAAGACCACGCTGTAGACAGCTCCGTACAAGTTGTACTTAAAGGTATCATCTGTCAAACAGGTATGATTGCTGTGGTTTCCCATGCCAAGTCTGTGGTGTGCTTCCGAAGAATTTCAAAGTCTACTTCAGTGACATCCATAAAATAAGGCAGTGAGCTCTTCTCCTCCTGGAGAAATGCATTCCAGGGAGGCTGCTTGACACCTTGCTACTGTGGTTTGGTCATGAATCCTTTCATcctaagggaaaaagaaagagaagccaTCAGTCTTGCAACCTACTATCACCTGGAGTCTGGGCAACAGAGCACACACTCCTTCCTTTCCAAATGAAAGGATCTGCAAACAAGACCAGCACGAAGTTTAGAAACATCAATTCCACCATTACTGGGGTTTTTCAATGCTGAACACAGAAGTTTCATTCCCCCATCATCCTTCTCCCATTGGAAGGAGAGTGATCTCCAATTCCAACTTTCTGCTTGGAaaggttttcctttaaaatgtgaGATGGATTTAGCCCAGTGTGTTGGGAAAGAAGTTAAATCATTGACCCAGGATATTGCCCAGGTGTCGAATCAGTCTGAAACGTTCACCTGCAGTTGTgacaagagaagaaaggagtTGAAAGTTTTAGTGCTTGATTTTAACTGCTCAGAAAGCAAAGTTCTATAGTTTTCCAACCTCTTCTGATacaaaagtgttttaaaaacccaaaccttatCTGACAAAGgattgctttgcctttttttgcaCTTGAAAATAGGAGCAGCCTTGCTCATGTTTTTCAAGGCCAAAGCTGAAATGttgtatttcagaaatggtTTTCAAAAAAGACTCTCCAAAGTCATGCTTGCCACTTCtggaaaatgttgctttcttttccttaacaTTATGCAAAAATGATATTACTTTCGAAAGGATGGTTTTTGCAAATGtaaaatgctttgcaaaacGGACTCCCCTGAGCTGCACTGACAGCTCCATTTCTGAACCTTGACAAAAGGATAGAACCTGAAATTTTGGAAATCTCAAACTACACTCTCAGAAGATTTCTTTCCCAGTTCAGCAAGCTttggagaatcatagaatggttagagttggaagggaccttaaagatcatcagttccaaccccctgcatgggcagggacacctcccaccagcccaggctgctccaagccccatccaacctgcccttcaacactgccagggatggggcagccacagcttccctgggcaacctgggccaggctctcaccaccctcacagcaaagaatttcctcctcatgtctcacctcaatctccctctttcagttttcatcccttcccccttgtcctctccctccctgcccttgtcccaagcccctccccagctttcctggagccccttcaggcactggaagctgctctaaggtctccctggagccttctcttctccaggctgaacaccccaactctcccagcctgtctccagagcagagctgctccagccctcagatcattttcacTGCCCTCCTCTGGGCATGTTCTAACAGGTCCACAACTTTCTTGTtttggggctccagagctggacacagtattccaggtgaggtctcaccagggcagagtagaggggcacaAGTGTAGAGCTGAAGTAAACATGCTGGTTGCTGGGAATCCCTGCTTCCTGGACTGTCCCTCTGATCTCCTCTTGCTCTATCCTAAGCCTTGTTTTTAAGGCCTGTGAGGATTCATGTGTTGGAACAGGCAGGGCAGCTTGTGCAGCTTGGAAATGTGGAGCAAAGTTGGCTGACTAAGGGAAAGACCCTTGTCTTGTAAAATACAGCAAACCAAATATGTAACCAAGTTTGTCATCCTGTAATCGAAGAAACATCTTAGGAGCTACAACTGTGGAGCAATTTAGAAAGATGAAACCCTTGTGAAGAGTAGGATCCTTTCCAGAAAGTGATCCTCTGACAACAGTGGCAACAGCAAACACAGAACTGAACAAGCTTGTGTGAGAGGTTGAAATGACAACATGTAAACCAAGAAGCTGGGGAAGAAAGCATGGGATCAGGGCAACTGAAGATGCAAACTGAtgtgatttttcaaaatcaaatCTTTTCCATATGTTTTCCAACTGGAAAAGCTTGAGCTGACAATTGTTCTTGCACACAGGCTGTCAGTGAGTCAGCTGGCCAAATGCTGAGCAAGGTGTAATGGCCACAGCTTTGCCAGGTGGAAGGTGCAGGGTCTGTCCTCACCTGGGAGCACCTGGACAGCTTCAGGCTTTACAAAAACCTCCAAAAGCCAGGCAGCACCTTGGCTTTGCACCCGAGAGGCTTGTTGGGTGTAAATCAAGAACAGCAGAAAGGGAGGGTCCCCTGATCTCGCTGCTCAAAATGATGACTTTCCAATGACCTGTTGATATCCAAAAAGGTGACTTGGAACTACTAGGTCTCATGTTAGGGAGGATTCATGGTCTCTTCAGACCGGGGCAGTGAAATGgtgctttgtgctgctctgctgttccAGCTGTGCATACTACCAGAATTCCCTGTGATTTTCATGGGGGGCTTTGGTGCACGTTCTTCACCCAGTTTAGTAAGTCCTTCCTTTGTTTTAGCTGCATTTTGAGTTACAAATTTGTGACAATATTCTGCATTAGCATCTGTTCAACCCAGGTGTAGAGACGCCCTTACCTGACTGCTGTGGATTGGGGAGCAATGACAGAGGAGACCAAAGCCCATGTTGGGACTTTCTCCAGAGCCCACAGAAGCAGACACTTCATTCCATGAACTATGCAGGGCTTTGGGGACAGATggacagagcagggaaggggctgggtaGGGGAGCAACATGTTCCCTTAGTGCTTTTGCACCCACCTCAGTGTTCCTTCCTACTGATTGCACGACTAAATGACCTTCGTTGTGAAATGACCTAAAGAAGATATCAGGCCTTTCAACTTATAAAAAGGATAGTGGTACAATCTCCAAGGTGTGTTTTCTTTGAATATGTCATAATCTGAACAAGTGAAGGTCTCCCTACAAGTTTAAACACCTTGAAGCAAGAGCTGAGTTGGATTTCTGGGATTCAAAAGCAGACACGAGCTCCAACAGTTATAGCTAAACCCTCAACTTCATGCATTAAGTTCTTGGCTTGTAGCTCCCTTTCAGTACAGAAAGAGCCTGCCTGTTATCTCCATCAGGAGCAATTTTTGTTTATACTGAAATGTAACCTCTGTTGTGTAAAAACCAGGTGTGCCAGACTCTCCTGGTCCGGCTTTCATGTCTGGGTCCTAACTGGGGAGATTTGAGAAGGATTGGGTGTCCTTTGCAACCTTACACATCCACGTGCCTGGGAGGTGGATGGAAACCCCACTTTCCAAGCTGTGCACACATTCCAGGACTTTGGCTGCTCCTCAAAACCCAGCCTGAAGGCAGCAAGTTTGAAAGGTGGCTTTGAAATCTTTACCTTCACTACTGACACAGgcaggtgctgccagcagcctcgCCTGGATACTCTTTACACAGGAGAAAATATGCTTCAtctctccattattttttctacCTGCTCTGCATCATCCAGCCCCAGGGTCAAACACCAATTTTTCTGGAGTATAAGTCCATGGGACTTGTCTGCCAGCAATTGTCTAGCTAAGTTATGGTCTTTAAAACCTAAGCCTGTGTTGTTTACCTCTCGGACACTGAGGTGTTTAAACAAGCTGACAACTTGCTTTGAAACTCAGCCATGTGCTTTGAATTCTGCAGCATGGATCTACAGATTtggttttcaaatgtaaaatCCACTTTCCTGCCTTCCCACTGGGGGTGAAAGCAGTAGGATCCTTCTCACCACCACGTTCACCGCTGCCCTTGCCTCGCTGGGAGAAAAACTCTAGCACTG containing:
- the LPAR4 gene encoding lysophosphatidic acid receptor 4, with product MGNHSNHTCLTDDTFKYNLYGAVYSVVFILGLITNCASLFVFCFRMKMRSETAIFMTNLAVSDLLFVFTLPFKIFYNVNRHWPFGDSLCKISGTAFLTNIYGSMLFLTCISVDRFLAIVYPFRSRTIRTRRNSAIVCAGVWILVLSGGISASLFSTTNISNTSTTCFEGFSKRIWKTYLSKITIFIEVVGFIIPLLLNLTCSSLVLRTLRKPATLSQIGTNKEKVLKMIIVHVAIFVVCFVPYNSILFLYALVRSQTIANCSLERFARTMYPITLCIATLNCCFDPFIYYFTSESFQKSFNIKTQIKMDSLFKTETPLTKTALPAPQDEISDQAITNGGDPTSESHF